In the Wyeomyia smithii strain HCP4-BCI-WySm-NY-G18 chromosome 2, ASM2978416v1, whole genome shotgun sequence genome, one interval contains:
- the LOC129726181 gene encoding uncharacterized protein LOC129726181, whose amino-acid sequence MCNRSMILKLLLVATLVSSALSASCSWRAAGSNWFGGEICIVQKVYDDCQEKSDFTECLKQKALTSLSRAIDMDSIQLVDGVTLVKQNSSDDSENEAVPALADARGLDDLSSTDRALLQKLDRFLKTHTVKMDLSTSAEARGRDRKNGSRYIIAAILTAMGIAGPIGLKTLGAIAFKALVISKVALTIASILALKKIFKSDHHEETSFQVHTGHDNRRNTYFVRPVRASVDPYRYYYEQPAY is encoded by the exons ATGTGCAACCGATCGATGATCCTGAAACTCCTGCTGGTGGCCACCCTCGTGTCGTCAGCGCTCAGTGCTAGTTGTTCGTGGCGGGCAGCCGGAAGCAACTGGTTCGGTGGCGAAATTTGCATCGTCCAGAAAGTATACGATGACTGCCAGGAGAAGAGCGATTTCACCGAATGCCTGAAGCAGAAAGCACTGACATCGCTATCGAGAGCGATTGATATG GATTCCATCCAGCTGGTCGATGGAGTTACCCTAGTCAAGCAGAATTCGTCGGATGATTCCGAAAACGAAGCTGTCCCCGCATTGGCTGATGCCCGTGGATTGGATGATCTGAGCAGCACTGACCGGGCACTGCTGCAGAAGCTGGACCGATTCTTGAAAACACACACAGTCAAGATGGATCTGTCGACTTCAGCTGAAGCTCGTGGCAGAGATAGGAAAAATGGAAGCCGTTACATTATTGCAGCCATTCTGACTGCCATGGGCATTGCCGGCCCGATCGGTCTGAAAACCCTCGGTGCCATTGCATTCAAAGCTTTGGTCATCTCCAAAGTTGCCCTAACGATTGCCAGTATCTTGGCGCTGAAAAAGATTTTCAAGAGCGACCACCACGAGGAAACTAGCTTCCAGGTGCACACAGGCCACGACAATCGCCGAAACACCTATTTCGTACGTCCAGTACGGGCTTCCGTCGATCCCTACCGATACTACTATGAACAGCCAGCCTATTAA